The Terriglobales bacterium DNA segment GTGGTCCACATCCGGCATTCGGCTTGAGTACCGAGTGTCGCTCCGCGCCCGGCGCTAGGGATTGGGTACCAGGTACTGAGTACCGCTACTCCACCGCCTGCTTGGCGCGGTAGCCGTCGCGGGCGATGACGTTGTACTTCACCGCTTTGCCTTTCTGGTCGCGGATCTGGATGGGCCCGCCATTCACCCCGTCCACCAGCTCCACCTTGATCTTGCGGTAGCTGCCGTCCTGCTTGGGGTTGGTGGATTGGTAGGAGAGCGTGTACTGGTTGCGGATGATGCCGTTGATGCTGCGGAAGATCTCGGGCAGCTCGGCCTCAAAGCGCGGCTGGAACGACATGCCCCCGGTCATGCGCGCGAAGGTCTGCATCTGGTTGTCGGCCTGCAGGAAGGTCAGGTTGGTCTCCCCCGACATTTGCGGCTCCACAATCAGCCGCAGCAGGACTCCGGTGGAGATGGTATAGATGGTCACGTCGCGCGTGGCCTGGATCTTCTTCAGCACCTGGTCCAGGTTCTTCTTGCTGAAGGTGTCGACCCCGGTGGAGACCAGGATGATGTACTTGTGCCCCTCGATGCGGTCCATGCGGTCGAGCGTGTCCCAGAGCGCGTCGAACATGTTGGTTTCGCTGAACATGGGCACGCGCATGGAGTTCAGCGCCCCGTAGATGGCGCTCTTGTCCTGGGTGAAGTCCACCAGGATCGAGGGCTTCATGTCGTAGGAGACCACCGCCACCCAGTCCTTGGGCTTGAGCTGCGAGGCGAAGATGTAGGAGGAGTTGAGCATGTCGTAGACGAAGTTGTAGTTGTTGGCCGCGAACTCCACCAGCAGCACCGCCGTGATGGGCGCCTCCGACTGCTGGAACGAGGTCACGGTCTGCGGCACTCCGTCTTCGTAGATGCGGAAATTGCCCTTGCCCAGCCCGGGGATGAAGTGCCCGTCCTTGGTGGTCACGGTGACGTCCACGTTGACCACCGGCACGTCCACCCGCACCGTGTAGTCGGGCATGCCCTCCACCTTCTTGGGCGCCGGCTTGGGCGGCGGCGGCTCTTCCTTCTTCTTGGGGACGGCGATGGGACCGACGTCGCCCGCAGGTCCGCCCGCCTCCGGGGATTGCTGCTGTTGCTGCGGCTGTTGCGCAGCCGGCGGCTGCGCGGGGGGATTCTGTGCGCCCGCCGCCAGCGCCAGGCTCAGCACCAGCACCACTGCCAGGGCCGCGACCGCGGACCTTCCTACTCGCTCTTGCCCAGACTTAACCCAGACCATGGATCGTCGGTCACCTCTTCCTCGGTATGCTACTATAGATGCACTTTTCCCACCGTCCGACTTAAGGAGTGCATCCGCGCCGGGCGTGGTTCCGCTCGCTTCCGAGCGGACTGGGGTGGTATGAACAGAGCTGTCGTGATCCGCCGCTTCGTCTCCCTCCTGCTGTTGGCTTCGCTTCCGCTGTTTGCCGGCACGCTGCCGGCCGCGCCGCCCGACCATCCCGGCATCCTGCCGCTGGACCAGATTCACCCGGGCATGCGGGGCGTGGCCTACACCGTCTTCGAGGGTGCGGTGCCCGAGCCCATGGAAGTGGAAGTGCTTGGCATCCTCAGGAACGTCAACGGGCCCAAGGGCGACATCATCCTCGTCCGCCTGCATGGCGCCAAGGCGGAGTACACGGGCGTGGTCGCCGGCATGAGCGGCAGCCCGGTCTACTTCGACGGCAAGCTGGCGGGCGCGCTCGCCTTCCGCATCGGCGAGTTTTCCAAGGAGCCCATCGCCGGCGTCACCCCCATCGAGGACATGCTGGAGATCAACGCTCTCGACGCCAGCCAGCCGCCCACGGCGCAGCCCGTCTCCAGCGCATCTCCGGAGGGCGCCAGCAAGACCTCCGCTCCCGGCCCCTCTTCCGCGGCCGCTCTCCAGGACTACGCCAACTACCTGCGCCCCATCGAAGCTCCCCTGGTCTTCAGCGGGTTCAGTGAGGAGGCGGTGCGCCGCTTCGGGCCGCAATTCGCCGCCGCCGGCGTGGTGCCGGTGATGGGCGCGGGCTCGGCCACCCAGGAAAAGCAGCCGGAGCCGGTGGAGCCCGGCTCCTCGGTCAGCGCCGTGCTCATCGGCGGCGACATGAGCGTGGCCGCCACCTGCACCGTCACCTACATCGATCCTCAGCGTCTGCTGGCCTGCGGGCATCCGCTCATGCAGTTCGGGGCGGTGGACCTGCCCATGACCAAGGCCTACGTGGTGGCCACCCTGGCCTCGCCGCTCGACGCCTTCAAGATCATCAACACCACCGAGCCCGTGGGCGCCTTCGTGCAGGACCGCCACGCCGGCATCCTGGGCCGCTTCGGCAAGGTCCCGGAGATGATCCCCGTCACCCTGACCGTGCACGGCGCCGGCGGCGTCAAGCAGTTCCACTACCAGGTGCTCAATAACGCCAAGCTCACCCCGGTGGCCATGATGGTCACCGTGTTCAACGCGCTGCAGGGCATGAACGCCTACGGGGAAGAGACCAGCTACCGCATGCAGGGCAGCATCAACGTGAGCGGCTTCCCCGAGGTGCGGCTGCAGAACATGTTCGCGCCCGCCGACAGCGGTATGCCCACCGCCGTGGGCGTGGCCACCTCGGTGGGGGAGCGCTTCAGCCGCATCTTCGCCAATCCCTATGGCACACCCACCATCCAGGGCGTGAACCTGGAATTCAATCTCATTCCGGAGCGGCGGGCGGCGCGGCTGGAGACGGCGCGCACCGCCGTCACCGAAGCCCGCCCCGGCGACGACATCGTCATCGAAGCCGTGCTGCGTCCCTACCGCGGCGAATCCTTCGTGCGGCAGGTGCACGTCAAGATCCCGGCCTCGGTCTCCCGCGGCACCCTGCGTATCCTGGTCTCCGACGGCGACACCCTCGACCGCATGCGCCACTTCTATCCCGGCCTGGGCGCCCGTCTCGACCTGGCCTCCACCATCGCCCTGCTCAACCAGGAACACCCCGACGACCGCCTCTACGTCTCCCTGCTGCAGCCCAACCCCGAGGCCATGGTGAAGGACAAGGTCATGCCCACCCTGCCGCTCTCCGTCATGAACGTGATGGAAGGCATGCGCGGCACCCAGGACATGGTGGTGGTGGGCGAGAGCGCGGTGGACGAAGCTTCCACCCCGCTCGACTACGTCGTCTCCGGCGCCCAGATCATCAGCATCACCATAAAATGAGCGGCCAGCCCTCCGCCCAAGTCACCGGCTGACAAGAAAAGCCCCCGAGGACCCTCGGGGGCTTTGTATTTGGCTCCGGTGTCACCTACCCCAGGAAGACCACGTGGACGTAGGTACCCAGGCGCACGTTGTAGGCCAGGTACCAGCCGACGTCATACGGGTCCTGGTAGATGACGATATCGTCCGTGTCCCAGAACCAGTCATCGCAGAAGCCATAGTCGTAGGGAGCGACCGCGAAGTAGTATCCGCGGAACCAGAAGCGCCGCGGGCCGCCGCCCTCCAGACGGAAGACGTAACGGGGCCCGAAGCCGCCGCCGAAATGGCCGTGCTCCCAGGGACGCGCCAGGCGATAGTGGACATCGTCGCGATCGTCGTGCCGCACCCAGCTGCTGTCGGCGCGAACGGGCAGCGCGCTGCGATGCTCATAGCGTTGGTCGTAATTGCGGACCTCCGTTCGCGGCGCCGTCTGGGGATGCCCACGGAATTCCCGCTGCGGCTCCACCTGCACCTGCGGCCGGGCCGCGGCGTGTACCTGAGATGACGGCGCGACCCGGGCCGGGCTGTGTCCGCGGCCGGCCGCGCGCTGTTCCTTCTTGTCGTGACCTCGCCCATGCTCGCCGCTCCTGCCCTGGGCGGCAGCGGGCAGCGACAGCATCAGGGAAATCGCAAGCAACATCAGAAGCGTCTTCATGCTGCACCTCCGATCCAACCGGGCGCGCCGACCACAGCCGGCACCCGGTCCATTACATGGTTAGATGCGGAGGCTGTTCTCCTCTGAGTTGTCCGCGGGTGATTGCGCGCGGATTTTCGTGGAGGCAGAAGTTACATCGCACCGGATAAATTTTTCCGACACCGCCCACATCAGCTATGTCTGCCCAGGATCTGCACGAACGCGCCAAACCGCCGCAGGAAGGAGTATTCTGTAATTCTCTTATGCGAACTCTTAAGACGCTGGTGGTTGTGCTACTGTGCGCCGCCGCTGCCCTGGCCGAGGGCACCCAGATCTGGCGCCAGTCCAAGTTCGAGGAATTCGAGAAGGGCACGGCCAAGGGTGTGGCCATCCGCAGCGACGGCAGCCTGGTGCTGGCGCCTTCCTTCAAGCTGCTGGTCACCACCCCCTCCACCTACCTGTGGGCGATGGTGGCCGACGCCCAGGGCAACGTCTATGTGGCCGCAGGCTCGCCAGCCCGCGTCTACCGCATCACGCCCGACGGCCACGCCACCGCCATCTTCAAGGCGCAGGAGTTGGAGGTGCAGGCCCTGGCCGTGTCCGCGGACGGCTCGCTCTACGCCGCCACCTCCCCCGACGGCAAGGTCTACAAGATCGAGCACAAGCCCGGCGCGGCTCCGGCTGCTCCCGCCGCCGGCCAGGATGCGGACGAGATCCCCCTTGATCCCGGCTGGTCCTCCTCCGTCTTCTTCGATCCCCAGACCAAGTACATCTGGGACCTGGCCCTGGACCGCGAAGGCCGCCTCTACGTGGCCACCGGCGAGCACGGGCAGATCTTCCGCGTCGCTCCCAACGGTACCGGCTCGCTCTTCTTCCAGAGCGACGAGGCCCACATCCGCGCCCTGGCCTTCGATCCCAAGGGCAACCTCATCGCCGGCTCCGACGGCAGCGGCCTCATCTACCGCATCTCGCCGGCGGGCGAGGCCTTCGTCCTCTATAGCGCCTCCAAGAAGGAGATCACCGCCCTGGCGGTGGACGATGCCGGCAACATCTACGCCGCAGGCGTGGGCGACAAGAAGCCCGCCGGCGTGGTGCCGGGGATGCCCGTGACCATGCCGGTTGCCACGCCGGCTCCCACCGCGCCCAGCGTGGCGCAGCGTCCCGGCGCCGCCGCTCCCACCACCGGCGCTCCCGGCGGCGTGGGCTTCATTCCCTTCTTCCCCGGCTTCGCGCAGGCACTGGGCTCGGAGGTGTACGTCATCGCCCCCGACGGTTCGCCCAAGGTGCTGTGGGCCTCGCGCGAGGACATCGTCTATGCTCTGGCCTTCGATCCCCGTGGCCGCCTGCTCGCCGGCACCGGCAACAAGGGCCACGTCTACCTCATCGAAAACGACCAGGAGTTCACCGACCTGCTGGCGGCCAGCGCCAACCAGGTGACCGGTTTCGCCAAGGCCCCCAACGGCGGTCTCTACGCCTCCACCAGCAACCTGGGCAAGATCTTCCTGCTGGGCGCCGGGCCCGACAGCGACGGCAGCTACGAGAGCGACGTCTTCGACACCAAGATCTTCTCCCTGTGGGGCCGCGCCGAGGTGCGCGGCTCCGGCAACTTCGATTTCTACGCCCGCAGCGGCAACGTGGACAATCCGGACCGCAACTGGAGCCCCTGGAAGAAGGTGGACCTGGCCCAGGGCGCCTCCCTGGATGTCCCCGCGGCGCGATTCATCCAGTGGAAGGCGGTGCTGCATCCCACTGGCCCGGCGCCCCGCATCGGCACCGTGGGGCTGAACTACCTCTCCAAGAACGTCGCCCCGGACCTGGACGACGTCAGCGTGCAGGTGGGCGTGCGCTACATCTCGCAGCCGCGGCCTGCCGGCGGCGAGGGCACGGTGGTGGTGAGCGGGGGCGCCGGCGCGGCGGCCACGCCCAAGTTCGAGGCGCCTATCCCCGCGCTGCGCGACCGCGATTCCATCGGCGTGCGCTGGGCGGCCCGCGACGACAACGACGACACCCTCGTCTATTCCCTCTATTACCGCGGCGACGGCGAGAGCCAGTGGAAGCTGCTCAAGGACGGCATCACCGACAAGTACTACTCCTTCGACGCCGGCCTGCTCCCCGACGGCGGCTACACCATCAAGGTGGTCGCCTCCGACGCTCCCTCCCACTCCCCCGACGAGGCCCTCACCACCTCGCTGGAGAGCGACCGCTTCGAGGTGGACAACACCCCGCCCGCGGTCGAGGCCCTGAGCGCGGTGGAGGCCAGCGGCGAGCTCCACGTCACCTTCCGCGCCGTGGATTCCTTCTCCCCCATCAAGCGCGCCGAGTACTCGGTGGACGCCTCCGACTGGCAGTACATCGAGCCCGTCGGCCGCCTCTCCGATGCCAGGACCGAGAGTTACGACTTCCACATTCCGGTGCCGCCCTCCGGGCCGGTCCTGCACCAGGAGCAGTCCTCCGGCAAGAAGACCGCCGCCACCGGCGAGCACGTGGTGGTGGTGCGCGTCTACGACCGCTTCGAGAACATGGGGACAGCGAAGGTGGTCGTGAGGGGAAAGTAGTCCCCGGATCGGGTCATCGAATCATCGGGCCATCGGGTCAATTCACCCGATCACCCGATCACCCGATTGAGTAGAATCCTCCCGTGTACTCCCTCTTCCTCATCTTCTGCTGGTTGATCGCCATCGTCTACGCCACCGTCCCGGCCTACTGGCTGCTGGTGCATCCCTTCGTGGACTTCTGGCGCGCCCGCGCCGCCACCCTCAAGCGCGTGGGGCCGCTATGGGTGCTGCTGTGGGGACTGGCCGGCATAGGCACCTGGCGCTGGCTGCACGTCTTTCTCTACCGCACTTGGCTGGCTTGGATCCCCGGCGGCCTGCTCATCGCCGCCGCGCTGGCGCTCTACTCCGGCGCCCGCCACGGCTTCTCCATGGACCAGGTGCTGGGCCGCTCCGAGCTCGAGCCCCACAAGCACGAGCAGCGCCTGGCCAGCGCCGGCCTGCGCGGGCGCATGCGCCACCCGCTTTATCTTGCCCACCTCTGCGACCTGTTGGGACTCACGATCGGCACCGGCTCGTTGGCCTTGTTCGTCCTCACTGCTTTCGCCCTGCCCAGCGGCGCGCTCATGATCTGGCTGGAGGAGCGCGAATTGGAGCGCCGCTTCGGCGACGACTACCGCGCCTACAAGCAGCGCGTACCGCTCTTCCCCGGCCTGCGGTGACGCTCGCCGATTCGACCCCAAGAGGGCCGCGGCGCTGTTTATAATCCCGCTTTGGCTGAATGCTGACGGCTGAGTGCTGAGTGCTTCACCATGAGATTCGAGCTCTTCGTAGCCTCGAGGTACCTCCGCGCCAAACGCCGCCAGGCCGTCATTTCCATCATCACCTTGATCTCGATCGTGGGGGTGGCCGCGGGGGTGGCTTCGCTCATCATCGCGCTGGCGGTGAACAACGGCTTCCGCCAGGACCTGCAGGAGCGTCTGCTGGGCGCCAGCTCGCACGTCAACCTGCTGCGCGTGGAGGCGGACGGCATCCGCGACTGGCAGCCGCTGCTCCAGCGCCTGGAGAAGCAGCCGCACGTGCTGGCCGGCGCCCCCGCTCTTTACGAGCAGGTGCTGATCTCGCGCGGCGCGCGCGCCCGCGGCGGCGTCCTCAAGGGCATCGTTCCCGCCGACGAGCGCAAGGTCAGCGAACTGCTCTCCAGCATCAAAGTGGGCTCCATCGCGCCGCTGGAGCAGCCGCCGGCGCCTCCGCCCGCCACTCCCGAAGCTTCCTCGCCCTCTTCCCTGGAAGGTCAGAAGCAGCGCGCCGCCGCCATGCCCCCCATCATCCTGGGGAAGGACATGGCCGACAACCTGGGCGCCACCGTGGGCTCGGTGGTCCTGGTCACCAGCCCCCAGGGTGAGCTCACTCCCTTCGGCATGGTGCCCAAGTATGTGCGCTTCCACGTGGTGGGCATCTTCGACTCCGGCTTCTACGACTACGACACCTCCTGGGCCTTCATCCGCCTCGCCGACGCGCAGCAGCTCTTCGGCCTGGGCGACGTAGTCTCGGTGCTGGAGTTCAAGGTGGACGATATCTACCAGGCCGCCGCCATCGGCCGCGCCCTGGAGGAACAGGCGGGCAAGGGCTTCATGTCCACCAGTTGGATGGAGCAGAACCGCGCCCTCTTCCGCGCGCTGAAGATGGAGCGGGTGGTCACCTTCATCACCGTCGGCCTGATCGTGCTGGTGGCCGCGCTCAACATCCTCATCTCCCTCATCATGATGGTGATGGAGAAGACCCGCGACATCGCCGTGCTCATGTCCCTGGGGGCACGCAAGGGCCAGGTGCGCCGCATCTTCATCGCCCAGGGCGTGCTCATCGGGGTGATCGGCACCGCGCTGGGCCTGCTGCTGGGCTACGGACTCTCCTGGGCCGGTGGCCACTACCACCTGATCGCGCTCTCCCCCGAGGTTTACTCCATTGACTACGTGCCCTTCGCACCCCGCCCCTGGGATGGCGTCCTCGTCGCCCTGGTGGCTCTTGGCATCTCCTTCGTAGCCACCATCTATCCCTCCTGGGCCGCCAGCCGCATCGCCCCCGCCGAGTCCCTGCGCTACGAATGACCGGGTCTTACCGCCGAGACCGCAGAGATCGCAGAGAACAACAAGCCGGACTTGTCCTCCTGAGCGCCGCGAGGGAGCGCAGGCGACCGACCCAGCGAAGGACCCTATCCAAACCGAACCTGAGGTCTGCAAATGACCCGATGACCCGATCACCCCATGACCCGATCCTTGGTTACTTTCCCGCCCGAAGGGACCTCTCCCTTTGGTAATCTGCTGGTGGCCGGGCACGTCACCAATTCGAGTGACGGAAGCGAGGCAAAACGCATCCAATGAGTGAAGAGGCGGACATCCTGCGGGTGGAAGGCCTGAGCAAGGTCTTCGTTGCCGGCGGGGCGCCGCTGGTGGTCTTTGACAACCTTTCCTTCCGGGTGAGGCAGGGGGAGATGCTGGCCATCGTGGGCGAGTCGGGGGCGGGCAAGAGTACCTTGCTGCACATCCTCGGGGCGCTTGATAGGGCTTCCAAAGGTGACGTATACTGCGGGCCAATGCAGCTGCGATCGCTCTCCGACGAGGCCGCAGCCGAATTTCGCAATCGCGAGATCGGATTCGTCTGGCAGTTCCATTACCTGCTGCCGGAATTCACCGCGAGCGAGAACGTGGCTATGCCTCTGCGGGTCCGGGGACGGACGCGTGGGGAAGCGGAGCAGGAAGCGATCACATGGCTGCGTGAGGTGGGGCTGGAAGAGCGCGCCCAGCATCGCGCCGGCGAGCTTTCCGGCGGCGAACAGCAGCGCGTGGCCCTGGCCCGGGCCCTGGTGACGCGGCCGCGCCTGTTGATGGCCGACGAGCCTACGGGCGACCTCGACAGCCGCACCGCGGAGGCGGTATTTGAGTTGATCGCCAGGCTCCATCGCGACCACCGGCTCACCTCCCTCATCGTCACCCACAACCACGCGTTCGCGCGCCGTTGTGATCGCGTCCTGCGCCTCGAGCGCGGACGTCTGGAAGAGGTAGTGCCGGGGTCGTTGCCGGCTTAGCCGGCAGGAAGAGAGAAGCTCTGCCCGGGAGCGGAAGGCTCGACCCGCCGCCCCGGAGGGAGCCGCAACTTCGGGTTGCGGAAGGCAGTCAAAGGGGAGAGAGGGACCAGGGAATGTTTGAACGCTACACCGAGAAGGCTCGCCGCGTGATCTTCTTCGCGCGCTACGAGGCCAGCCAGTTCGGCTCTCCGTACATCGAGACGGAGCACCTGCTGCTGGGCCTGCTGCGCGAGGACAAGGCGCTCACCAATCGCTTCCTGCGCTCGCACGCCTCCGTCGAGTCCATCCGCAAGCAGATCGAGGGCCACACCACCATCCGCGAGAAGGTCTCCACCTCCGTGGACCTGCCCCTTTCCAACGAGTGCAAGCGCGTGCTCGCTTACGCCGCCGAGGAGGCCGAGCGCCTCTCCCACAAACACATCGGCACCGAGCACCTGCTGCTGGGCCTGCTGCGCGAGGAGAAGTGCTTCGCCGCCGAGATCCTGCACGAGCGCGGCCTGCGCCTCTCCTCCATCCGCGAAGAGCTGGCGCGCAGCACCCAGGAAAAAGCCGCGCCGCAGCGCAGCCGCGAGTCTTCCCTGCTCTCCGAGTTCAGCCGCGACCTCACCCAGGCCGCCATGGAAAATCAGCTCGATCCCCTGGTGGGCCGCGAGGCCGAGGTGGAGCGGGTGGTACAGATCCTCTGCCGCCGCACCAAGAACAATCCCGTGCTCATCGGCGAGCCCGGCGTGGGCAAGACCGCCATCGTCGAAGGTCTAGCGCAGCGCATCGCCGAGGGCGACGTGCCCTCGTTCCTCGCCGACAAGCGCATCCTCGGCCTCGATCTTTCCCTCATCGTGGCGGGCACCAAGTACCGCGGCCAGTTCGAAGAGCGCTTGAAGACCATCATGAAGGAGCTGATGGAGAACCAGAACGCCATCATCTTCATCGACGAGCTGCACACCCTGGTGGGTGCGGGCTCGGCCGAGGGCTCGCTCGACGCCGCTAACATCCTGAAGCCCGCGCTCTCCCGCGGCGAGATCCAGTGCATCGGGGCCACCACCCCGGGCGAGTACCGCAAGTCCATCGAGAAGGACCGCTCGCTGGAGCGCCGCTTCCAGTCGGTCAAGGTCCCGCCGCCCAACGAGGACGACGCGGTCAAGATCCTGCAGGGCATCAAGGACCGCTACGAGAAGTTCCATGCCGTGACCTACACCGAGGAGGCCATCGGCTTCGCGGTGCTGCATTCCAACCGCTACATCCCCGACCGCTTCCTCCCCGACAAGGCCATCGACCTCATCGACGAGGCCGGGGCGCGCGTCAAGCTGCGCCAGACCTCGCTGCCCGAGGAGATCACCGACGTCCAGAAGCGCATCAAGTTCATCGTGCACCGCATGGAAAACGCCATCGCCAACCACGAGTTCGAGAAGGCGCGCTTCTACTCGGACGAGGAGCGCAAGGAGCGCGAGAACCTGCGCGCCCTGCGCGAGAAGTACCACCTCGACGAGTCCTCCACCGGCGTGGTCGGACGCGAGGACATCGAGGACGTGGTATCGCGCTGGACCGGCGTCCCCATCTCCTCCATCAAGGAAGAAGAGTCGCAGAAGCTGCTGCGCATCGAGGAAGAGCTGCACAAGCGCGTGATCTCGCAGGAGAAGGCCATCACTGCCCTGGCCCGCGCCATCCGCCGCTCCCGCGCCGGGCTCAAGAACCCCAACCGCCCCATCGGGTCGTTCCTGTTCCTCGGCCCCACCGGCGTGGGGAAGACGGAGGTGGCCCGCACCCTGGCCCAGTTCCTCTTCGGCAGCGAGAAGTCGCTCGTCCGCTTCGATATGTCCGAGTTCATGGAGAAGCACTCGGTCTCCAAGCTCATCGGTTCGCCTCCGGGCTACGTGGGCTACGAGGAGGGCGGGCAGCTCACCGAGCGCGTCAAGCGCGCCCCTTACTCCGTGGTCCTGCTCGACGAGATCGAGAAGGCCCACCCCGACGTCTTCAACATCCTGCTGCAGGTCTTCGAGGACGGGCAGCTTACCGACGGCCTGGGCAACACGGTGGACTTCAAGAACGCCATCGTGGTCATGACCTCCAACATCGGCGCCCGCCACCTGCAGAAGCGCACGGGGCTGGGCTTCCAGGCGGAGGACAAGGCCAC contains these protein-coding regions:
- a CDS encoding VWA domain-containing protein is translated as MLVLSLALAAGAQNPPAQPPAAQQPQQQQQSPEAGGPAGDVGPIAVPKKKEEPPPPKPAPKKVEGMPDYTVRVDVPVVNVDVTVTTKDGHFIPGLGKGNFRIYEDGVPQTVTSFQQSEAPITAVLLVEFAANNYNFVYDMLNSSYIFASQLKPKDWVAVVSYDMKPSILVDFTQDKSAIYGALNSMRVPMFSETNMFDALWDTLDRMDRIEGHKYIILVSTGVDTFSKKNLDQVLKKIQATRDVTIYTISTGVLLRLIVEPQMSGETNLTFLQADNQMQTFARMTGGMSFQPRFEAELPEIFRSINGIIRNQYTLSYQSTNPKQDGSYRKIKVELVDGVNGGPIQIRDQKGKAVKYNVIARDGYRAKQAVE
- a CDS encoding SpoIVB peptidase S55, with translation MNRAVVIRRFVSLLLLASLPLFAGTLPAAPPDHPGILPLDQIHPGMRGVAYTVFEGAVPEPMEVEVLGILRNVNGPKGDIILVRLHGAKAEYTGVVAGMSGSPVYFDGKLAGALAFRIGEFSKEPIAGVTPIEDMLEINALDASQPPTAQPVSSASPEGASKTSAPGPSSAAALQDYANYLRPIEAPLVFSGFSEEAVRRFGPQFAAAGVVPVMGAGSATQEKQPEPVEPGSSVSAVLIGGDMSVAATCTVTYIDPQRLLACGHPLMQFGAVDLPMTKAYVVATLASPLDAFKIINTTEPVGAFVQDRHAGILGRFGKVPEMIPVTLTVHGAGGVKQFHYQVLNNAKLTPVAMMVTVFNALQGMNAYGEETSYRMQGSINVSGFPEVRLQNMFAPADSGMPTAVGVATSVGERFSRIFANPYGTPTIQGVNLEFNLIPERRAARLETARTAVTEARPGDDIVIEAVLRPYRGESFVRQVHVKIPASVSRGTLRILVSDGDTLDRMRHFYPGLGARLDLASTIALLNQEHPDDRLYVSLLQPNPEAMVKDKVMPTLPLSVMNVMEGMRGTQDMVVVGESAVDEASTPLDYVVSGAQIISITIK
- a CDS encoding FtsX-like permease family protein, which translates into the protein MRFELFVASRYLRAKRRQAVISIITLISIVGVAAGVASLIIALAVNNGFRQDLQERLLGASSHVNLLRVEADGIRDWQPLLQRLEKQPHVLAGAPALYEQVLISRGARARGGVLKGIVPADERKVSELLSSIKVGSIAPLEQPPAPPPATPEASSPSSLEGQKQRAAAMPPIILGKDMADNLGATVGSVVLVTSPQGELTPFGMVPKYVRFHVVGIFDSGFYDYDTSWAFIRLADAQQLFGLGDVVSVLEFKVDDIYQAAAIGRALEEQAGKGFMSTSWMEQNRALFRALKMERVVTFITVGLIVLVAALNILISLIMMVMEKTRDIAVLMSLGARKGQVRRIFIAQGVLIGVIGTALGLLLGYGLSWAGGHYHLIALSPEVYSIDYVPFAPRPWDGVLVALVALGISFVATIYPSWAASRIAPAESLRYE
- a CDS encoding ABC transporter ATP-binding protein; amino-acid sequence: MSEEADILRVEGLSKVFVAGGAPLVVFDNLSFRVRQGEMLAIVGESGAGKSTLLHILGALDRASKGDVYCGPMQLRSLSDEAAAEFRNREIGFVWQFHYLLPEFTASENVAMPLRVRGRTRGEAEQEAITWLREVGLEERAQHRAGELSGGEQQRVALARALVTRPRLLMADEPTGDLDSRTAEAVFELIARLHRDHRLTSLIVTHNHAFARRCDRVLRLERGRLEEVVPGSLPA
- a CDS encoding ATP-dependent Clp protease ATP-binding subunit, coding for MFERYTEKARRVIFFARYEASQFGSPYIETEHLLLGLLREDKALTNRFLRSHASVESIRKQIEGHTTIREKVSTSVDLPLSNECKRVLAYAAEEAERLSHKHIGTEHLLLGLLREEKCFAAEILHERGLRLSSIREELARSTQEKAAPQRSRESSLLSEFSRDLTQAAMENQLDPLVGREAEVERVVQILCRRTKNNPVLIGEPGVGKTAIVEGLAQRIAEGDVPSFLADKRILGLDLSLIVAGTKYRGQFEERLKTIMKELMENQNAIIFIDELHTLVGAGSAEGSLDAANILKPALSRGEIQCIGATTPGEYRKSIEKDRSLERRFQSVKVPPPNEDDAVKILQGIKDRYEKFHAVTYTEEAIGFAVLHSNRYIPDRFLPDKAIDLIDEAGARVKLRQTSLPEEITDVQKRIKFIVHRMENAIANHEFEKARFYSDEERKERENLRALREKYHLDESSTGVVGREDIEDVVSRWTGVPISSIKEEESQKLLRIEEELHKRVISQEKAITALARAIRRSRAGLKNPNRPIGSFLFLGPTGVGKTEVARTLAQFLFGSEKSLVRFDMSEFMEKHSVSKLIGSPPGYVGYEEGGQLTERVKRAPYSVVLLDEIEKAHPDVFNILLQVFEDGQLTDGLGNTVDFKNAIVVMTSNIGARHLQKRTGLGFQAEDKATGEISGKIEDMVRNEVKRTFNPEFLNRLDEVIIFNALTEQDLVQIVELMVGQLNQNLAQKHITITVTEEARKWILDKTITDRSYGARPLRRALQKYIEDPLSEALIQGMIQTRPAFIEVYLEGDRLFYRPVDAKEQEGVLLYSN